A single Thermosynechococcus vestitus BP-1 DNA region contains:
- a CDS encoding TIGR02652 family protein, which yields MISSGSHYPIFGPEIRCPHCRQIIPALTLTDTYLCPRHGPFEADAKTGELMHLQSGRIWRLWEGEWYRQHTHPDGIRFEIHDALDRLYTQGYRATKVIIAERYRDLFCAYLERSTPWRGATDGQMLRLFGLPVEFSPPASQEERWDVINFDLEKEPGAPIRPPYFRMFD from the coding sequence ATGATCTCATCCGGCTCTCACTACCCGATCTTTGGTCCTGAAATCCGTTGTCCCCACTGTCGGCAAATCATTCCCGCTCTCACCCTCACCGATACTTACCTGTGCCCGCGCCATGGTCCTTTTGAAGCGGATGCCAAAACTGGGGAATTGATGCACCTGCAATCCGGCCGCATTTGGCGTCTCTGGGAAGGTGAATGGTATCGCCAGCACACCCACCCCGACGGCATTCGCTTTGAAATCCACGATGCCCTCGATCGTCTCTACACCCAAGGCTACCGTGCCACCAAAGTCATTATTGCCGAACGCTATCGGGATCTCTTTTGCGCCTACCTCGAACGCAGTACCCCTTGGCGCGGCGCCACCGATGGGCAAATGCTGCGCCTGTTTGGCTTGCCCGTTGAGTTTAGCCCCCCCGCTAGCCAAGAGGAGCGCTGGGATGTGATTAACTTTGATCTGGAAAAGGAACCCGGTGCCCCCATTCGTCCCCCCTATTTTCGGATGTTTGACTAG
- the thiL gene encoding thiamine-phosphate kinase codes for MLTLADCGELELIARLRPYCHRELMGDDAAVLSLPLGEQLIVSTDVLVEGVHFSLGMTDTPVTMTPQDVGWRSLAANLSDLAAMGALPLGLTVGLAAPRNCPVAMIESIYQGMATCAQAYGTSIVGGDTCRSSVLSLSITVLGSAPPERIIYRDRAQVGDVIVVTGVHGASRAGLECLLSPQWASTVPAALQQAWIQAHQRPRPRLDIVHWLRQQVPPLRLAGIDSSDGLAAAVLQICQASGVGAVLWADQIPIVDDGDHQQALNWALYGGEDFELVLCLSPELAQDLCTAAGDRAAIVGEIIPEKRVHLKLNGELLPVQVNQLFQHF; via the coding sequence ATGCTCACCCTCGCTGACTGTGGCGAACTGGAATTGATTGCCCGTCTGCGCCCCTATTGCCACAGGGAATTAATGGGGGATGATGCAGCGGTCTTGTCCCTCCCCCTTGGGGAACAACTGATTGTCAGTACCGATGTGCTAGTTGAGGGGGTGCACTTTAGTTTGGGGATGACCGATACCCCAGTCACCATGACACCTCAGGATGTTGGCTGGCGATCGCTGGCCGCCAATTTATCAGACCTTGCCGCCATGGGCGCACTGCCTTTGGGGTTAACCGTTGGTCTAGCCGCCCCCCGCAACTGTCCTGTGGCAATGATTGAGAGCATTTACCAAGGGATGGCTACCTGTGCTCAGGCCTACGGCACCAGTATTGTCGGTGGTGATACCTGTCGCTCTAGTGTCCTCAGTCTTAGCATCACGGTCTTAGGCAGTGCGCCGCCAGAACGGATTATTTATCGCGATCGCGCCCAAGTGGGGGATGTCATCGTTGTAACGGGTGTTCATGGGGCCTCCCGAGCCGGTCTCGAATGCCTTTTGTCTCCCCAGTGGGCAAGCACGGTCCCGGCAGCACTGCAGCAGGCATGGATTCAAGCCCATCAACGTCCCCGACCGCGGTTGGATATTGTCCACTGGCTGCGCCAACAGGTCCCCCCGCTGCGTCTTGCCGGTATCGATAGCAGTGATGGTCTGGCTGCTGCCGTCCTGCAAATCTGTCAAGCCAGTGGGGTGGGTGCGGTTCTTTGGGCAGACCAGATTCCGATAGTGGACGATGGCGATCACCAGCAGGCCCTCAACTGGGCCCTCTATGGCGGTGAGGATTTTGAATTGGTATTGTGCCTTTCCCCAGAATTGGCTCAGGATCTCTGCACAGCAGCGGGCGATCGCGCCGCCATAGTGGGGGAAATTATTCCTGAAAAAAGGGTGCACCTCAAGCTCAATGGTGAGTTATTACCCGTCCAAGTCAATCAACTCTTTCAGCACTTTTAA